A part of Paenibacillus sp. sptzw28 genomic DNA contains:
- a CDS encoding co-chaperone YbbN, translating into MGMNHISDKTFDGSIREEGVTLVDFGAPWCPPCKALVPILDQLDRDNGERISILEVNCDESPALAGKYGVMSLPTIILFHNGVPVEKIVGLRPLNVYQSLVARYVQ; encoded by the coding sequence ATGGGCATGAACCACATTAGCGATAAGACTTTTGATGGGAGCATACGGGAGGAAGGAGTAACCCTCGTTGACTTCGGAGCGCCCTGGTGTCCTCCGTGTAAAGCACTTGTCCCGATCCTGGATCAATTAGACCGCGACAACGGGGAACGGATTTCCATTCTGGAAGTGAACTGCGACGAATCGCCGGCGCTCGCCGGTAAATATGGCGTCATGTCCCTGCCGACAATAATCCTCTTTCACAATGGAGTGCCTGTTGAAAAGATAGTCGGACTCAGGCCGTTAAACGTCTATCAATCGTTGGTCGCGCGATATGTGCAGTAA
- the spoIIR gene encoding stage II sporulation protein R produces MIVPERKPSAPTGAEKELVVMIRTYSRFPYRKSYGYLVLAIAILLMSWESQRVDAAVAGSSIPRESIRLRILANSDSAADQALKRHVRDAVVSEIDSWVAGPQTIVEARATIRAHMADIERVIGDELRKRGFTYSFKAELGTVPFPTKIYGSEVYPAGNYEALRISLGSAQGQNWWCVLFPPLCFVDAVSGEASAQATTAVTASADAKLSKDDKAQQSVTDKSAEQQKAANGSAQEGQAPEVKFFLWEIIQSVVHFFKNLFS; encoded by the coding sequence ATGATCGTTCCGGAACGCAAGCCGAGCGCACCGACGGGTGCCGAAAAGGAGCTTGTCGTTATGATTCGCACTTATTCCCGTTTTCCTTACCGCAAGTCGTACGGTTATCTCGTTCTTGCCATTGCCATTCTGCTTATGAGCTGGGAAAGCCAGCGGGTTGACGCTGCAGTCGCAGGCAGCAGCATTCCAAGGGAATCAATTCGTCTGCGTATCCTGGCCAATTCAGACAGTGCAGCCGACCAAGCGCTAAAACGTCATGTCCGGGATGCGGTAGTATCCGAAATCGACAGTTGGGTCGCCGGACCCCAAACGATCGTGGAAGCGAGAGCGACAATTCGCGCACATATGGCCGATATCGAGCGTGTTATCGGGGATGAGCTTCGTAAGCGCGGCTTCACATACAGCTTCAAAGCGGAGCTCGGCACTGTACCGTTCCCGACCAAAATATACGGCAGCGAGGTATATCCCGCCGGAAATTATGAAGCGCTCCGAATTTCGCTGGGAAGCGCGCAGGGGCAAAACTGGTGGTGCGTGCTGTTCCCGCCGCTCTGCTTCGTGGATGCGGTTAGCGGGGAAGCATCGGCGCAGGCAACGACAGCCGTTACGGCAAGCGCCGACGCAAAGCTGTCCAAGGACGATAAGGCACAGCAGTCAGTCACAGACAAATCGGCTGAGCAGCAAAAGGCAGCGAATGGCTCAGCGCAAGAGGGGCAAGCGCCGGAAGTGAAATTTTTCTTATGGGAGATCATCCAGTCCGTCGTTCATTTCTTCAAGAATTTGTTCAGTTGA
- a CDS encoding MerR family transcriptional regulator, with amino-acid sequence MKIGELASRTGISIRSLRYYEQQGLLSPVRHENGYRDYSPLAEEQVRTIQLYLGLGLSTEQIAGFLNCVLMNKEAFCKEVLPIYRQKLEEIDSQIKLLNNIKSNLEDRIQSILEEQPIGEKEK; translated from the coding sequence TTGAAAATCGGAGAACTTGCTTCACGCACCGGAATCAGCATCCGCTCGCTGCGTTATTATGAGCAGCAAGGATTGCTTTCGCCGGTCCGTCATGAGAACGGCTACCGCGACTATTCGCCCCTCGCGGAAGAGCAAGTGCGCACGATTCAGCTGTACCTGGGCCTCGGGCTCTCCACGGAGCAGATTGCCGGCTTTCTCAATTGCGTCTTGATGAACAAAGAAGCGTTCTGCAAAGAAGTGCTTCCGATTTACCGGCAGAAGCTGGAGGAGATCGACAGCCAGATCAAATTGCTGAACAATATAAAGTCCAACCTGGAGGACCGCATCCAATCGATCCTGGAGGAACAACCAATCGGCGAAAAGGAGAAATAA
- a CDS encoding HemK/PrmC family methyltransferase, which yields MERSKEGSGSFSIRAGLTGQQLTIGEACVQASLFLEQRGVGEPRANAERLLMHLLGLERAALLRDWRDPFPPDRTEEWERLVSRKAAGEPVQYLTGEQWFCGLPFAVTPAVLIPRPETELLVEAVLAAADKLWPKAAAGAAAGGPESGPGGSARIAAGKSGAAGSGPSGAAREGPDECGAAGSGPSGAVHMGPSGSGLARIGVSESDGPVWAAGDGITGSGARDCEVPTVLDVGTGSGAIGVTLAAQRPLWRVCASDLSPDALAVARANAERHGAAARMAFVQGDLLAPFQLWREADPGAPGGGGPAGLRIDVLVSNPPYIPAGDIAGLQPEVRDHEPRLALDGGEDGLDPYRRILGQLPLLAVMPRIVAFELGMGQARDVAGMLEALGAWDEIMIINDYAGIERHVIAVNNRI from the coding sequence ATGGAGCGCAGCAAGGAAGGCTCCGGTTCCTTCAGCATTCGTGCCGGATTAACCGGACAGCAATTGACGATTGGGGAAGCCTGCGTGCAGGCTTCTTTATTTTTGGAGCAGCGAGGCGTCGGCGAGCCGAGAGCCAATGCCGAGCGGCTGCTCATGCATCTGCTCGGGCTGGAGCGGGCTGCACTGCTGCGCGATTGGCGTGACCCGTTTCCGCCGGACCGGACGGAGGAATGGGAGCGGCTCGTGTCGCGCAAGGCCGCCGGTGAGCCTGTGCAGTATTTGACCGGTGAGCAGTGGTTCTGCGGCTTGCCGTTTGCGGTGACGCCTGCCGTCCTTATCCCGCGGCCGGAGACCGAGCTGCTCGTCGAGGCCGTACTGGCCGCCGCCGACAAGCTGTGGCCGAAGGCCGCCGCGGGTGCCGCCGCTGGCGGGCCCGAAAGCGGACCGGGCGGATCGGCGCGAATCGCCGCAGGTAAAAGCGGCGCGGCTGGAAGCGGGCCGAGCGGGGCGGCGCGCGAGGGTCCGGATGAATGCGGAGCCGCAGGAAGCGGGCCGAGCGGAGCGGTCCATATGGGCCCAAGCGGAAGCGGGCTGGCGCGAATCGGCGTGAGTGAAAGCGATGGGCCGGTGTGGGCTGCCGGCGATGGCATCACCGGAAGCGGAGCGCGTGATTGCGAAGTGCCGACAGTGCTTGACGTCGGCACCGGCAGCGGCGCCATCGGCGTGACGCTTGCGGCGCAGCGTCCGCTATGGCGCGTATGCGCGTCCGATCTGTCGCCGGACGCGCTGGCTGTCGCCCGCGCGAACGCGGAACGCCATGGCGCGGCAGCGCGCATGGCGTTCGTGCAGGGCGACCTGCTCGCGCCGTTCCAGCTGTGGCGCGAGGCTGACCCGGGCGCTCCCGGCGGCGGCGGCCCGGCCGGGCTGCGGATCGATGTGCTCGTCTCGAACCCGCCGTATATCCCGGCGGGAGACATTGCAGGGCTGCAGCCCGAGGTTCGCGACCATGAGCCCCGGCTTGCTCTGGACGGCGGCGAGGATGGGCTCGATCCGTACCGCCGTATACTTGGGCAGCTCCCGCTCCTCGCGGTCATGCCTCGGATAGTCGCTTTTGAGCTGGGGATGGGCCAGGCCCGCGATGTGGCGGGCATGCTCGAGGCGCTCGGAGCGTGGGACGAGATTATGATCATCAACGATTACGCCGGAATCGAGCGGCATGTTATAGCAGTAAATAATCGAATATAG
- a CDS encoding L-threonylcarbamoyladenylate synthase — protein MISKTITLRIDPANPDSESVAQAGRLLREGGTVAFPTETVYGLGANACDHAAVQRIFEAKGRPTDNPLIVHIADRAQLDPLVLPYSGIARRLMDRFWPGPLTLVLPVRPGVVSPHVTAGLDTVAVRLPAHPVALAVIAAAGCPVAAPSANSSGRPSPTEVSHVLDDLDGRIDAVIDGGAAGVGLESTVVEIIDGGSALRILRPGGVTAEDLREVVPRIEYDEVAAPGQSASTAREAAPAAAAAPDAGRIADIGPAILLPGGRLAHSAPRSPGMKYAHYAPRGIMELVQGEPAAASAYIQGEVRTARARGERTGVLVFTEHAHLYDADHIAVVGSLAHLETAAQGLYAALRSFDDNGVQRIWAESCPEQGIGHAFMNRVAKAAAHLIVRV, from the coding sequence ATGATAAGCAAAACAATAACGCTGCGCATAGACCCCGCAAATCCGGATAGTGAATCTGTCGCTCAAGCGGGGCGGCTGCTGCGTGAAGGCGGCACTGTCGCGTTTCCGACGGAAACCGTCTACGGGTTAGGTGCCAACGCCTGCGACCATGCTGCGGTTCAGCGGATCTTCGAAGCGAAAGGGCGTCCCACGGACAATCCGCTTATAGTTCATATCGCGGACAGAGCGCAGCTTGACCCGCTAGTTCTACCGTACAGCGGGATAGCGAGGCGGCTTATGGACCGGTTCTGGCCGGGGCCGCTGACGCTTGTTCTTCCGGTCCGGCCCGGTGTAGTGTCACCGCATGTTACAGCGGGACTCGATACTGTGGCCGTGCGGCTGCCTGCGCATCCAGTGGCGCTTGCTGTAATTGCGGCTGCCGGCTGTCCGGTTGCTGCTCCGAGTGCCAATAGCTCCGGTCGGCCCAGTCCGACAGAGGTGTCCCATGTGCTGGATGACCTAGATGGACGAATCGATGCAGTAATAGATGGAGGCGCAGCGGGTGTCGGGTTGGAGTCAACCGTCGTCGAGATTATCGATGGCGGGAGTGCTCTCCGTATTTTGCGGCCGGGAGGCGTTACGGCGGAAGATCTGCGGGAGGTGGTGCCGCGGATCGAATACGACGAGGTCGCGGCCCCCGGTCAAAGCGCAAGCACGGCGCGTGAAGCCGCTCCGGCTGCGGCTGCTGCACCTGACGCAGGAAGGATCGCCGATATTGGGCCGGCCATTTTGCTTCCGGGCGGCAGGCTTGCGCATTCGGCGCCCCGCTCGCCAGGCATGAAGTATGCCCATTACGCCCCAAGGGGGATCATGGAGCTTGTGCAGGGTGAGCCTGCAGCCGCCTCCGCATATATTCAAGGGGAAGTCCGAACCGCTCGTGCTCGCGGTGAGCGCACAGGCGTACTCGTGTTCACGGAGCATGCTCACCTATATGACGCCGACCATATTGCGGTAGTCGGCAGTCTCGCACATCTGGAAACGGCTGCGCAGGGCTTATACGCCGCGCTGCGGTCCTTTGACGACAACGGCGTGCAGCGTATTTGGGCGGAGTCCTGTCCGGAGCAGGGCATCGGGCACGCTTTTATGAACCGGGTCGCCAAAGCCGCTGCTCACCTTATCGTTCGCGTTTAA